One genomic window of Candidatus Cloacimonadota bacterium includes the following:
- a CDS encoding PIN domain-containing protein, with product MEYLLDTVTIIRHFTDIGKTGKKAKKILKAISNNKFMISVISLMEILYLSEKNRINLSLKYTISKINSSINYTILDLTPEILEVAETIEFKELHDRLILATAKWLNIPVISSDKQFERVDDIEVIWD from the coding sequence ATGGAATACCTTCTCGATACAGTAACAATTATTCGGCATTTTACAGATATTGGAAAAACCGGAAAAAAGGCAAAAAAAATTCTAAAAGCCATTTCAAATAATAAATTTATGATTTCTGTTATTAGTCTAATGGAAATATTATATCTTTCTGAAAAGAACAGGATCAATTTGAGTTTGAAATATACAATATCAAAAATAAATTCATCGATAAATTATACAATTCTCGATTTAACTCCCGAAATCTTAGAAGTTGCAGAAACTATCGAATTTAAAGAACTACACGATAGATTAATTCTGGCTACTGCAAAATGGCTGAATATTCCTGTTATTTCGAGTGATAAACAATTTGAAAGAGTTGATGATATTGAAGT